In one Pelecanus crispus isolate bPelCri1 chromosome 12, bPelCri1.pri, whole genome shotgun sequence genomic region, the following are encoded:
- the LUC7L3 gene encoding luc7-like protein 3 isoform X1 codes for MISAAQLLDELMGRDRNLAPDEKRSNVRWDHESVCKYYLCGFCPAELFTNTRSDLGPCEKIHDENLRKQYEKSSRFMKVGYERDFLRYLQSLLAEVERRIRRGHARLALSQNQQSSGGAGPTGKNEEKIQVLTDKIDVLLQQIEELGSEGKVEEAQGMMKLVEQLKEERELLRSTTSTIESFAAQEKQMEVCEVCGAFLIVGDAQSRVDDHLMGKQHMGYAKIKATVEDLKEKLRKRTEEPDRDDRLKKEKQEREEREKEREREREERERKRRREEEEKEKERARDRERRKRSRSRSRHSSRTSDRRCSRSRDHKRSRSRERRRSRSRDRRRSRSHDRSERKHRSRSRDRRRSKSRDRKSYKHRSKSREREQDRKSKEKEKRGSDDKKSSMKSSSREKQSEDTNTDSKESDTKNEVNGTSEDIKSEVQRKYAQMKMELSQVRRHTKAPSEGKDSVVLQNILRYIVLSQLFCSRLVPPLVCLFGTYL; via the exons GTTTGTAAATACTACCTTTGTGGCTTTTGCCCAGCTGAATTATTTACAAATACCCGTTCTGATTTAG GTCCTTGTGAAAAAATTCACGATGAAAATCTACGTAAACA GTACGAGAAGAGCTCTCGTTTTATGAAAGTGGGCTATGAAAGAGACTTCTTACGCTATTTACAAAGCTTACTTGCAGAGGTAGAACGCAGGATTCGAAGAGGCCATGCTCGTTTGGCACTGTCACAGAATCAACAGTCATCTGGG ggagcaggaccTACCggtaaaaatgaagagaagatTCAGGTGTTAACTGACAAAATTGATGTACTTCTACAACAG ATTGAAGAACTAGGTTCAGAAGGGAAGGTGGAAGAGGCACAAGGAATGATGAAACTTGTTGAGCAGttaaaggaagagagagaattgCTGAGGTCTACAACTTCA acaaTTGAGAGCTTTGCAGcccaagaaaagcaaatggaagtTTGTGAAGTTTGTGGAGCCTTTTTAATTGTAGGAGATGCACAGTCCAGGGTAGATGACCACTTGATGGGAAAGCAGCACATGGGTTATGCCAAAATAAAAGCTACTGTAGAAGATCTAAAA gaaaagttacgaaaaagaacagaagaaccTGACCGTGAtgacaggttaaaaaaagagaaacaagaacgagaagagagagagaaagagagggaacgggaaagagaagagagggaaaggaagagacgacgtgaagaagaagaaaaggaaaaagagagggcTCGTGATAGAGAGAGACGTAAAAGGAGTCGTTCACGGAGTAGACATTCAAGCAGAACATCTGACAGAAGATGCAGCCGTTCACGAGACCACAAAAGAtcaagaagcagagaaagaaggcGAAGCAG GAGTCGTGACCGAAGAAGAAGCAGAAGTCACGAtagatcagaaagaaaacataggTCTCGCAGTAGGGACAGGAGACGATCAAAAAGCCGGGATCGGAAATCCTAcaagcacagaagcaaaagcagagagagagaacaagacaggaagtcaaaagaaaaag AAAAGAGGGGATCTGATGATAAAAAAAGTAGTATGAAGTCCAGTAGTCGAGAAAAACAGAGTGAAGACACAAATACAGACTCGAAGGAGAGTGATACTAAGAATGAGGTCAATGGGACCAGTGAAGACATTAAATCTGAAG TGCAGCGTAAGTATGCACAGATGAAGATGGAACTAAGCCAAGTAAGAAGACATACTAAAGCACCTTCTGAAGGAAAAGACAGTGTAGtcctgcaaaacattttgaggTACATTGTTTTGTCTCAGCTATTTTGTAGCAGACTCGTGCCCCCATTAGTGTGCCTCTTTGGGACATATTTGTAA
- the LUC7L3 gene encoding luc7-like protein 3 isoform X4 produces MISAAQLLDELMGRDRNLAPDEKRSNVRWDHESVCKYYLCGFCPAELFTNTRSDLGPCEKIHDENLRKQYEKSSRFMKVGYERDFLRYLQSLLAEVERRIRRGHARLALSQNQQSSGGAGPTGKNEEKIQVLTDKIDVLLQQIEELGSEGKVEEAQGMMKLVEQLKEERELLRSTTSTIESFAAQEKQMEVCEVCGAFLIVGDAQSRVDDHLMGKQHMGYAKIKATVEDLKEKLRKRTEEPDRDDRLKKEKQEREEREKEREREREERERKRRREEEEKEKERARDRERRKRSRSRSRHSSRTSDRRCSRSRDHKRSRSRERRRSRSRDRRRSRSHDRSERKHRSRSRDRRRSKSRDRKSYKHRSKSREREQDRKSKEKEKRGSDDKKSSMKSSSREKQSEDTNTDSKESDTKNEVNGTSEDIKSEGDTQSN; encoded by the exons GTTTGTAAATACTACCTTTGTGGCTTTTGCCCAGCTGAATTATTTACAAATACCCGTTCTGATTTAG GTCCTTGTGAAAAAATTCACGATGAAAATCTACGTAAACA GTACGAGAAGAGCTCTCGTTTTATGAAAGTGGGCTATGAAAGAGACTTCTTACGCTATTTACAAAGCTTACTTGCAGAGGTAGAACGCAGGATTCGAAGAGGCCATGCTCGTTTGGCACTGTCACAGAATCAACAGTCATCTGGG ggagcaggaccTACCggtaaaaatgaagagaagatTCAGGTGTTAACTGACAAAATTGATGTACTTCTACAACAG ATTGAAGAACTAGGTTCAGAAGGGAAGGTGGAAGAGGCACAAGGAATGATGAAACTTGTTGAGCAGttaaaggaagagagagaattgCTGAGGTCTACAACTTCA acaaTTGAGAGCTTTGCAGcccaagaaaagcaaatggaagtTTGTGAAGTTTGTGGAGCCTTTTTAATTGTAGGAGATGCACAGTCCAGGGTAGATGACCACTTGATGGGAAAGCAGCACATGGGTTATGCCAAAATAAAAGCTACTGTAGAAGATCTAAAA gaaaagttacgaaaaagaacagaagaaccTGACCGTGAtgacaggttaaaaaaagagaaacaagaacgagaagagagagagaaagagagggaacgggaaagagaagagagggaaaggaagagacgacgtgaagaagaagaaaaggaaaaagagagggcTCGTGATAGAGAGAGACGTAAAAGGAGTCGTTCACGGAGTAGACATTCAAGCAGAACATCTGACAGAAGATGCAGCCGTTCACGAGACCACAAAAGAtcaagaagcagagaaagaaggcGAAGCAG GAGTCGTGACCGAAGAAGAAGCAGAAGTCACGAtagatcagaaagaaaacataggTCTCGCAGTAGGGACAGGAGACGATCAAAAAGCCGGGATCGGAAATCCTAcaagcacagaagcaaaagcagagagagagaacaagacaggaagtcaaaagaaaaag AAAAGAGGGGATCTGATGATAAAAAAAGTAGTATGAAGTCCAGTAGTCGAGAAAAACAGAGTGAAGACACAAATACAGACTCGAAGGAGAGTGATACTAAGAATGAGGTCAATGGGACCAGTGAAGACATTAAATCTGAAGGTGACACTCAGTCCAATTAA
- the LUC7L3 gene encoding luc7-like protein 3 isoform X2 has translation MISAAQLLDELMGRDRNLAPDEKRSNVRWDHESVCKYYLCGFCPAELFTNTRSDLGPCEKIHDENLRKQYEKSSRFMKVGYERDFLRYLQSLLAEVERRIRRGHARLALSQNQQSSGGAGPTGKNEEKIQVLTDKIDVLLQQIEELGSEGKVEEAQGMMKLVEQLKEERELLRSTTSTIESFAAQEKQMEVCEVCGAFLIVGDAQSRVDDHLMGKQHMGYAKIKATVEDLKEKLRKRTEEPDRDDRLKKEKQEREEREKEREREREERERKRRREEEEKEKERARDRERRKRSRSRSRHSSRTSDRRCSRSRDHKRSRSRERRRSRSRDRRRSRSHDRSERKHRSRSRDRRRSKSRDRKSYKHRSKSREREQDRKSKEKEKRGSDDKKSSMKSSSREKQSEDTNTDSKESDTKNEVNGTSEDIKSEVQRKYAQMKMELSQVRRHTKAPSEGKDSVVLQNILSVGVVSGP, from the exons GTTTGTAAATACTACCTTTGTGGCTTTTGCCCAGCTGAATTATTTACAAATACCCGTTCTGATTTAG GTCCTTGTGAAAAAATTCACGATGAAAATCTACGTAAACA GTACGAGAAGAGCTCTCGTTTTATGAAAGTGGGCTATGAAAGAGACTTCTTACGCTATTTACAAAGCTTACTTGCAGAGGTAGAACGCAGGATTCGAAGAGGCCATGCTCGTTTGGCACTGTCACAGAATCAACAGTCATCTGGG ggagcaggaccTACCggtaaaaatgaagagaagatTCAGGTGTTAACTGACAAAATTGATGTACTTCTACAACAG ATTGAAGAACTAGGTTCAGAAGGGAAGGTGGAAGAGGCACAAGGAATGATGAAACTTGTTGAGCAGttaaaggaagagagagaattgCTGAGGTCTACAACTTCA acaaTTGAGAGCTTTGCAGcccaagaaaagcaaatggaagtTTGTGAAGTTTGTGGAGCCTTTTTAATTGTAGGAGATGCACAGTCCAGGGTAGATGACCACTTGATGGGAAAGCAGCACATGGGTTATGCCAAAATAAAAGCTACTGTAGAAGATCTAAAA gaaaagttacgaaaaagaacagaagaaccTGACCGTGAtgacaggttaaaaaaagagaaacaagaacgagaagagagagagaaagagagggaacgggaaagagaagagagggaaaggaagagacgacgtgaagaagaagaaaaggaaaaagagagggcTCGTGATAGAGAGAGACGTAAAAGGAGTCGTTCACGGAGTAGACATTCAAGCAGAACATCTGACAGAAGATGCAGCCGTTCACGAGACCACAAAAGAtcaagaagcagagaaagaaggcGAAGCAG GAGTCGTGACCGAAGAAGAAGCAGAAGTCACGAtagatcagaaagaaaacataggTCTCGCAGTAGGGACAGGAGACGATCAAAAAGCCGGGATCGGAAATCCTAcaagcacagaagcaaaagcagagagagagaacaagacaggaagtcaaaagaaaaag AAAAGAGGGGATCTGATGATAAAAAAAGTAGTATGAAGTCCAGTAGTCGAGAAAAACAGAGTGAAGACACAAATACAGACTCGAAGGAGAGTGATACTAAGAATGAGGTCAATGGGACCAGTGAAGACATTAAATCTGAAG TGCAGCGTAAGTATGCACAGATGAAGATGGAACTAAGCCAAGTAAGAAGACATACTAAAGCACCTTCTGAAGGAAAAGACAGTGTAGtcctgcaaaacattttgag CGTTGGTGTTGTGAGCGGCCCATGa
- the LUC7L3 gene encoding luc7-like protein 3 isoform X3, whose translation MISAAQLLDELMGRDRNLAPDEKRSNVRWDHESVCKYYLCGFCPAELFTNTRSDLGPCEKIHDENLRKQYEKSSRFMKVGYERDFLRYLQSLLAEVERRIRRGHARLALSQNQQSSGGAGPTGKNEEKIQVLTDKIDVLLQQIEELGSEGKVEEAQGMMKLVEQLKEERELLRSTTSTIESFAAQEKQMEVCEVCGAFLIVGDAQSRVDDHLMGKQHMGYAKIKATVEDLKEKLRKRTEEPDRDDRLKKEKQEREEREKEREREREERERKRRREEEEKEKERARDRERRKRSRSRSRHSSRTSDRRCSRSRDHKRSRSRERRRSRSRDRRRSRSHDRSERKHRSRSRDRRRSKSRDRKSYKHRSKSREREQDRKSKEKEKRGSDDKKSSMKSSSREKQSEDTNTDSKESDTKNEVNGTSEDIKSEVQRKYAQMKMELSQVRRHTKAPSEGKDSVVLQNILRTTT comes from the exons GTTTGTAAATACTACCTTTGTGGCTTTTGCCCAGCTGAATTATTTACAAATACCCGTTCTGATTTAG GTCCTTGTGAAAAAATTCACGATGAAAATCTACGTAAACA GTACGAGAAGAGCTCTCGTTTTATGAAAGTGGGCTATGAAAGAGACTTCTTACGCTATTTACAAAGCTTACTTGCAGAGGTAGAACGCAGGATTCGAAGAGGCCATGCTCGTTTGGCACTGTCACAGAATCAACAGTCATCTGGG ggagcaggaccTACCggtaaaaatgaagagaagatTCAGGTGTTAACTGACAAAATTGATGTACTTCTACAACAG ATTGAAGAACTAGGTTCAGAAGGGAAGGTGGAAGAGGCACAAGGAATGATGAAACTTGTTGAGCAGttaaaggaagagagagaattgCTGAGGTCTACAACTTCA acaaTTGAGAGCTTTGCAGcccaagaaaagcaaatggaagtTTGTGAAGTTTGTGGAGCCTTTTTAATTGTAGGAGATGCACAGTCCAGGGTAGATGACCACTTGATGGGAAAGCAGCACATGGGTTATGCCAAAATAAAAGCTACTGTAGAAGATCTAAAA gaaaagttacgaaaaagaacagaagaaccTGACCGTGAtgacaggttaaaaaaagagaaacaagaacgagaagagagagagaaagagagggaacgggaaagagaagagagggaaaggaagagacgacgtgaagaagaagaaaaggaaaaagagagggcTCGTGATAGAGAGAGACGTAAAAGGAGTCGTTCACGGAGTAGACATTCAAGCAGAACATCTGACAGAAGATGCAGCCGTTCACGAGACCACAAAAGAtcaagaagcagagaaagaaggcGAAGCAG GAGTCGTGACCGAAGAAGAAGCAGAAGTCACGAtagatcagaaagaaaacataggTCTCGCAGTAGGGACAGGAGACGATCAAAAAGCCGGGATCGGAAATCCTAcaagcacagaagcaaaagcagagagagagaacaagacaggaagtcaaaagaaaaag AAAAGAGGGGATCTGATGATAAAAAAAGTAGTATGAAGTCCAGTAGTCGAGAAAAACAGAGTGAAGACACAAATACAGACTCGAAGGAGAGTGATACTAAGAATGAGGTCAATGGGACCAGTGAAGACATTAAATCTGAAG TGCAGCGTAAGTATGCACAGATGAAGATGGAACTAAGCCAAGTAAGAAGACATACTAAAGCACCTTCTGAAGGAAAAGACAGTGTAGtcctgcaaaacattttgag GACTACTACGTGA